The following nucleotide sequence is from Anas acuta chromosome 11, bAnaAcu1.1, whole genome shotgun sequence.
CTCAGATGGAGCTGTTGAAGATGGGTTTGTCCCATGATGGCAGGCAAGGCCTGTGCCATCCTGGCTGAGCTCCACAGCCTCCACGTGCACGTTCACAGCCCTCGGGAGGAGGCAGCGCCTCCAAGGCACGACCCAGAGCTTGGCACATGATGGCATCGGGGCCAGCCCAGGGGGCTCAGGGCCGGTGGGGGGTCTGCGGTGTCCCTGGTGGGGTGGGCAGCCTCCAGCAGGTCTGGAGAGCCGAGCAGCCCCGGAGGAGCTCCCGGGGCCGGGGAAGTTTCCTGTTTGCTGCCCGCGCTGAAGCATCGGCCCCGCAACCGCTGCCGGGCTCGCGCTTCCGGCCGGGGCTCCCGCCCGGAGCCCCCCTGCACTATCAGCTCGCCAGATGCCTTTTTCAGGATACTGTGGTAAAACTGTGCCGGGCAGGCGCTGTCATTTGGGGTTTTCTCTCGTGTCAGCCTCGAAGACAAATTGGGCGAGGAGGagcaagaggggaaagaaaaaataaaattttcaaaaaaaaaataaaaataaaaataaaaaaataataatgataaatagAAGAAAGGGAGATGCCGGCTGCCATCCGCCAGTGGTGTGGCGATGGGTCCCCCAAGCGGCGTGGTGGCAGGACGGGGCGGCCGCCATGGCGGCACGGCCTCCCCAGGCACTGTCGGCCCCTAGTGGTGGCGGTGGCCGTGTGGTGTCATGGTGGTGCTGCAGGCCCCACGGGTCCCAGCAGCGCCACAGGGCCTTCTGCCTTCCCTCCTGGTCTGGATGTGGCCTCCGGGTGCTGCCACCTCCAGAACATCATCCTCCGTTGGGGTGTCACCCTCCACCAGGACATCGTCCTCCATCATGATGCCGTCATTCCTCATCCATCACCCTCCAAAGGGACGTGGCCCACCCTGCCGTGACGAGGGGGCAGGAGCACCGTGCACTTGCCCGTCCCCAtgtggcacccagcagcacccagacaGGACGGGGTGCCCCAAAGCATCTGCAgtgccctcctggctgctgctctggggccGCCTGCTGGTGTTGGGCATCCGCCGTACTGGGCAGACTGGGAGGTAGTGGTGGGAAGGCAGCAGTGACAGTGCAGGGACATCTGTCTGTCCGCTGAGCTGTGTGGGGGGCTGTCAGAGAcaccgtggggctggggggcccaCAGCGCTGGCACAAGCATGGTTTCCACCCTGGGAGAGCAGAAAGGGCCTGGGAGAAGATGTCCCTGGGGACCCAGAGGTGCAGAAGTGCCAGTTGTCCCACAGCCGGTGTGAAtggtggcactggggacagTGAGGACAGCAGGGACCAGCGGGCAGCACAGGCAGCCGTGCTGAGCCAGAGACCCGAAATCATGGCTGCTCGCTTTCGCCAGCAAATCTTGCATTTGTGtggtttccttttccttctcctacgtactcctttttccttctctcttcatGTTGTTCCCTTTCCCGTGGAGGCGAATTTCAGCCCTTCCAACCTTTGGGTTCCGAACTCTGCGCAAGAGCAAAACTAATCAGGGAgtcccagcagggctcagcgTTAATTACCCGTGAGATGCTAATCTGCTGCAGGGTCTCGAGTGCTCCTTCAGCCAAGCcgtccttttccttttccttctgctctgcaattcccctggcagctgcctgccgactccccacagcctccccaggcAATTTGTGCTGAACAAGATCACGAGCTAAATTCCTAGCCCAGAAAAGCtcctgtgcagagcagcagggacagaaaaaaagcccagccttgctgcagcctctgtctgctttcagaggcagcaggaggatgggAGTTGTCTTCTCCATCAGCCAGAGCTTCTGCCCCGGATTCCCCATGCCCCCAGGTCCCAGGTTAGATGGCCTGAGTGTAGCTGAAGGAAATAAGACAGGGAATCCTCGTTCCTGGATTCCCCGGTGGCAGTGCCTTCTTGCCTTCCCGGTGCTGGCTGTGACGTTCTGGGAACCTTCCTGGCTCCAATTCCTTGTACTTGATGAACAGCCAggcctgggaaaaaaaaaaaaaaaaaaagggatatccttggaaagcagcagctggagttCAGGTGGATCCCGAAACCAGCCAGAAATGGTGCCAGCGAGGTCAGCCTGTCCTGGCTGGGGGCCTGCTGGGTGGGCAGTGGTGGCAGAGGTGACACTGGCAGGGGCAGAGGTGGCAGTGCTGAAGGATGAAGTGGTTGCAGGAGGAAAGTAAGCGCACCCTGAGCTACCTGGAGTAGAGACTGAGCTCCCCGATGGCTTTGCTGGGGGGGACACTGTGGGGCTGCCCATCCTCAGTGGGACACGTGCCTGGAAGGGGACTGCTTCTCTGCTTGTGGCTGGGGTCTGAGCAGGGAAATCATTTTGAAACCTCCTTGGATGCTTTTAGGGTTTGTCCAACCCAGCTACAAGAGAGAGATTGAAGTCGGATTCTCTTGAGCCCTCAGAGATGAGGGAGAGGACAGAGGGAGCTGGACAAGCTGCCAGGGGAAGCATCCTGCCAGGATCAGGCACAGGCAGAGTGCAGGGACATCCCCCGAAGCCCACCGGCCCCGAGGGATCTGTGTGGTGACAAGCAGCACATGAGGGGCACATGCAGGGGTTTGGAGGGTCACAGGTGCTGAAAGCCCCCCTGCTCATtcacagacatggaaataaaacccagcctggcttttccagccttaatggTCCTGATTTCTCAGCAGGACTTGGCAAGGACTAGCCACCGGGGGGTGAGGACCCTGTAGAGCCCCAGCCCTACATGCACTGGGACCATTACAAACCAAATTAgccctttttctcctcccccaccccttaGGTTGGGGGCTGCAACCTTTAAATTTGGAGGAGGTAAACAGCTGCAGCCCTAATTGGCCTGTTTGCAACCATCAGCTGCtgtttctctgcctctcctccagctcctggtaGGTGGTGtggtattttttcctatttttatagTGTATTCTCAGGAGTAAATTTGCAGGGATCCAGAAATTGCTCCAGTTTCTGGGTCACTCTGCTGCGGAGTGCTTGTTAAAGGGTTCCCCGGTGTATGTGCTGGTGCAGGCTGTTGTCACAGGCTGTGGAAATTCAGCTGCCCTTCTTGTAGGGCCGTATCCTTGGGGGTACAGGGTGCCTCCTTACTGGGGGTCCCCAGCAGCCACggaggctgcaggcacaggggaGCAGGTACAAAGCCTGGGGACCTCTTGGGAGGATGCAGCTCACCCTGGGAGTGTCACAGCGTGTGTCCCATCCTATTTCACAACCCAGTTGAAAAGTGTGTTGTATTAATGGATGCATCAGCCTGGTTCACCTGGGGGCTGGGTGCAGGAACACAGAGGTACAGCCTGCCTCCCTGGGGTCTTCTAAACACCCCACAAGCCCTCACCGAGCCCCAGAGTGGGGACATCCCGGGCCACCCGCCCTCTGTCACCCTCCCCTATGTGTGAGCAGCTCTGGGGGCACTGAACGGGCCCGAGGAGggcagcagaaaggagctgcagagggaggagagaagcctctctcctcacagcagctgctttattttcagcCCCTGGAATTGGGGCAGCTCTCCTTGGGGACCGGAGGCCTTTTATTCTGGGGCTGTCTGCGCTCATCCCTATTTATAGCTGGCATCTCTACAGCCGCAGCCTCCGTTAACAAGCAGGATCTGAAGCTGCCCAGCGGGCATGAGGGCTGAGCTGTGGCGTTGATCAAGAAATTGGGAGAGGGACGGAGAGGCATAACATCCCACCGTGCCCCGTTGGTGCTATGGGCCCGAGGAGCTCCCTGTACCCACGGGAGATCAGGCTGCTTGGAAGGCTGCCCTTGAACACCCTGAGGTCACAGAACCTGGGCTGAAGGTGGTGGTGGTCTGAAACCCTCAAAGAACCCTGCTGCAGGGATCTCTCTGCCTGAGGTTTGATCAGCATCCACGGATGCTTTCCAGGGTCCCAGCGATGCCAAAGCCCACTTAGGCTGAGAAGCCCTGAGCCAATACCCTCCTCGTGCCCCTGTCCTGTGTGCCTGGGCTCTGGGGCTGGCCCCAGCCTGGGAATGCCCTGGGGCAGGCGGTGAGGCTTCAGGTAATtagggaggaggaagcaggacTTCAAAGTGGGGCCAGGTGCAGTCACCGTAGGGGTGGTGAGGCCACAGGgttctccttctccctgccttgGCCCCTTCCTGCCCAACATCGTTTAACAAGGGCAGCAGGTAGGTGCTGTTTCTTACGTGACCGAAATCATCAGGGAGTTGCACGTGGTTGTAAACCCTCCCTCCCACTCGGAGGTGAGCAGAGAAGGGCTTCAGTGGTGTTTGATTTGAGGCAGAACCTGTTTGAAATGGCTGCAGGACCAGCTGCACCTCCAAGGCTTCTCCCAAAAAGCTTCCCTAAGCTTCCCCTGCCTTCGAGTTAGCATGAGCATGTTTGGCTGCAGCAGCTAGAGGCAAGGCCCTTGCTTCTGGGAGGATGCGATGAACCTCTGGGGAAAAGCGCAGGATTGATCCTCCTGCTCCTcactgcagaggaaaagcatcCTGACTGGGAAGTAGGAATGGGCTACAGCTTAATTCTGGTTGCTTCAGGTCtcctgcactcccctcctcgTTTAGTAAGTCAGGACAGGAGGAACCACTGATCGAACCCATATTACCTACAAGGAAAGTCACGGCTATTTGGGCAGCAGCCGAAAGGGACAATGTCAAGCAGGACAGGTTTGTACTTTGCATGCTGCCTTCTGTCTGCTTCCTCCATCCCCTGATAGCAGGGAGTGGGGATAAGGGTGGACAGAGAGAACTGCACTGCCCACCCCTCACATAGGACTGAGGTGGTGCAGGACCTGCAAAAGCAATGTGCTTAgtggatggtgcaaggggaattCTGTTGGTCTGGATGTGACAGGCACAAGGACGGATCCTGCTACCTGTGAATCCTACACAATTCCTTCTAAATAAGTAAAAGactgcagaggggcagggatgCCCAGCACCTCTGCACCAACCCATCAGcctctcccccccaccccgagcCCAACATAAAAAGGCGAGGCAGTGGCggttttatttcaaagtagAACAAAGGTGTCTTTAATTCTTTCTGGAGATGCAACATTTGGATTTGCCATGTGTCTGCGCTCAGACTAGCTGTTTGTGTGCGTTTAGTCAGGGCACATCTGTACAGGGAAAACCAAAAGCAGGAGACTATTTTATAACCAGGCCCAGTCTCACCTCTGGTAACGAAACCCTGCTACCCAGCCCAACAGCATGACAGCGTGGTCCCTTGCACAGCAAATGTTGCTGAGCAGATAGCCTCTAGAGaacaaaatctaaaaataaaacatactcGCAGGTATTTTTCACGgcaactttttttccctaattttgCTGGGATGGAGTTTTGGCTCAAAGTGTATCCAGTCCCAGGCTTCTCATCTCCCTTCACCCGACAGCTAAACCGGAGCGTTACAGTGCGTCGAGGATGTTGTCAATTTTGGTGACCAGATCCTGGCGCTTGTTGGAATGCATCTTCTCATTCTCAATGTAGGTGTCCTTCTTGAGCTTGCCAGCCACCAGCCGCTCGGCTTCAACTGAGGACTTGAGAACAAGCTCCTTGACCTGGCTGTCCAGCTTCTGAATCTCACTTACCTTATAGgagtgagaaaggaaaggaatatgaaaggagaaaacaacaacaacaaaaagaaacacacacccTTAAGTGAAGCTGAAATAGAAGAGATGATTGAGCTGGAGCAAAAGATGAAGTCAGTGCTAAATGGAAATGTCTCCAGTCCCTGAATATTGtctcctgagctgctgcctctttCTGCCATCACGTTATGAGGAACAGCTCATGAATGGATAATTAAGCAGCGCAGATAAAGTGGCTCTGAGGACCCAGGAGCCATACTGGCAGGAAACAGATGCAATGACTGTTAAAGAGTGCTTAATGATGGATTTTAAAGGCTTTAAGCTAAATCACAACTATGACAGCTGGAAGATGTGCCCCTGCAGTTAATGTTAATGGTGTGTGAGAAGCAGCGCTATTAAAGACAGAGCTACTCCTGGAGATAACAGATTAAGAAAGGTGTCTGTTGGTTGAATGGACCTTGGAGATTAAAATGTCCCCTGCTTGGGGTTAGGTGGCTGTTCCAGGTAAGTGTTGAAATGCAGTGGATGGAGGAAAGGACAGTGGGTGTGCTCACTCTGTCACAGCTTTCAACACTGTGCAACAAAATACCCCCTGAGGAGCATCGTGTTACTAAAAATCTGTCAGCACCAAATTCACACATGCAAGAAAGTAGGAGATTAGGGAGAAGATTTTGGTTTGGCTGGCGTGAGTAGCAGCGTCAGAACTGATAATGTGTTGATAGTTCCTATTTTTGCCCACGTGTCACTGCCATGAGCTCAATAACAAGCATCAGGACTTTGTTAGAAAAATGTTAACCTGTACCCATGCAGCAGGTTTTAGGGGCTGTTTAAGAAACATTGCGAGCAGCTGTTTCACCAACAGCACTTACAGGGCTGCATAACCAAGATTACTgcaaataggaaaagaaaaagctgatcTTCACACCCTCAGGCAGGGATCAAGGTAGTGAGGGGAAGGGCAGAGATACAAGCTGCAGAAATTAAACCTTAAATTACGTTGCCTAGAATATTTAACagccaaaagcagaaaaacttgaaaagaaaagtaaaatcttaCTTTATCACATAAGTCAGAGCCTTCTGTCTTCAGTTTAGATTGCAGAGCAGCTATTTCATTAGTCAGGGCCTTGTGCTCGGTCTCCAAAGACTTCTTGCCACTGTTCAGGGTGGAGATGTCTCGTGACTGCTTGTATTTATTCACTGCTTCATCGAAATGACGGTACAGCCCGAGCCTCTTGTTCACCAGAGTAAGCACTTGCTCTGTGATGCAGGCAACCTTCATCCTAGCTTCAGCAGCTGGATCCTAGAATAGGACAGAAGAGACCCAAGTAGTAGTATCTTTGATCTGCATCAAGCTGTGCCTGCAATCTGCCACACAACTATTACAGAAACTGCACCCTTTGCAATTTAGTCAACTGACAGCAATTAGGCGAATGGTACAAGGACTGGCTAGGGCAAGTACCTTTCAGAATTCGTCCTAGCCCAACAAATGGCTTGACAAAAGGTAAGtaaaaaacattgcagaaaGAGAATTGCAGATGTCCCCGCTTATCAAAGATAAATTCCTTTTTATCTAATTTTATCAAATTAGTCATAGTACACCAATTCAAGCCCTGCATGAGTATCAGCGCTCAGGTAGCATAAAAACTGCGCTCCATTTAATCGTCTAGCAGGGTACCCGATCTGCAGAAATATTCAGGGAGAATTATTGCCATGAAACATCTCCAACCATCAACTGAGTAATCTATTAACATTCCTAAAGGTTCTTCCTCATACTGTACCTTAGTGATGGAGAAATCCAGCCTCACGTAGACAATCACAGTGAAGAACAAGATGTAAAAGGCTCCGACCACCAACAGAGGTTCCTGCAGCATCAGTATTTTATTGAAGGTGTAATGAACCTAGGAGAGAAGTTCAAAGCACTGAGCAGTGATCCATGTTACTACAGGGGAGAAAtcctcaggcagcagcagaactggCTGTGTGGTTCAGgaggtttttatttctgaagccCAGTGTGGATGTTTTGACCATGATGATGAATGAGGGAGGCCCAACTGGTCACGCTAAGCACGCGGAGAGGCCACACTCACCACTATGTCTTGGATGTGCTGCTCCACCAGGTTGCTCTTGTGTGCCACTATAACCGGGCGTCCAAAAGTGTCCAGGTATGTGTAGTGAAGCTCGTCTGAAGCACGATTGATCTCGTAGGGGCTGTCCACATGGATATTCCTGTGGATAAAGCCAGGCAGCCCTGTATGATTCCACACTGACTGAGGTGATGTAACCTAGCACTTGGCTGGCCAACTGCGGCCTCTAGCACAAGGCCAATTATGTGGTTTGAACACCACTctaaaaggaagcaaagctgTGTTCCAAGGTCTCCTCTACGTGCATAGTCACGATGTTGTTTCACTGTCCGCAGGCCACTAGAGCAGGCAGAATTGCCACCAACACAGCATCTTCTGCAGTAACAAGGCAGGAGTAATGACACTTACTTGGCACCTTCTGGCAGGACGATCTTGACAGTCAGAGAGTCCGTAACTTGCTCATCGAATACATGGTCGACAAACCTCATTTTCAGAGCATACTGATCACCTAGGAGAATGAAGACCAGAGGGTGGTTACAATTCCGTGAAGAACAAGGGCAACCTTGAAGCTCAGCTCCTAAcagaagcaaaagcagaatttggatGGATACATCGGGCAGCAGGGGGCAGTAGTTCGCTAAACCTGTATTTTAACCAGATGTCTACAAGAACCTTAAAGAAGCACGGAAAAGAGGGATGGATTTCCATATTCTAGAAATAATTCCTAGCAACTGTTGTTGCTAAGGTGCAGTGTACCATGGGTTTGAATTCTTTACTGTACAGCAACCACAGTTAAACACAGAGACAAAGGTTTCTTACTCCCTTCCCCTGTAGCACCCACCGAGATTGTAGAGGTATTCGTAGCTTGGCAGGTTATAGCCGATGATGTAGTGGGTTTTCCACCCCCCAAAAAGAGGGAAGCGGGGACGGATCTCCATCTCTACGGAGTCATCCAGGACAAGGAGGTGGCTGGTGGAGATGTTTCCAATCTCATCTCTGTAATAGACAtcctgagcagcagccgggAGAATGGTCTACGAGAGAAGCAACGGTCAGTGCACCACCAAGGAGTTATTTCCACTGGAACTGGCAGAAACCCTAACAGCTGTTAAGCATCAAGAAAACAGTACTGCCACATCAGGGACAACAAAATGGCCATTCAGTTTCACTGAGTGGTAAAATTGTGCTATTACAAGTGACTGGCCACAGAATTGACTGCCAGGACGAAAATCACCTGGCCTCTAAGTGAATGTGGAAAATCAGCACTTTCTCCAGCCCAGTTCCAAATATACCAGACAGCAGGGGATTTCATCTCACCCACCGGGACTGCAATTCTCTTTTCACTCCAGCCCACTGCTCCTAGATCACTGAGCTTGCTGGCTTCACACTCAGCAAAATGAGATTTCTGTTTGGCTGCACCACCTTAGAGAATTACAACAATCAATCCTGGAGGCCTCAAGCAGCGAGGAAGGTTTTGGTTCAGATGGAGACACAAATGCATTTCATACCTGGCTAGCAGAGCCACAGCTTTGTCTTGTTGAGTGCTTCGTGAGCAAGGAATGAATGGGTGAGTTTCCAACGATTACTGTTCAATATGATATGATAGAAAAGGAAACTCTGGAAATATGAGGGTAAGGAAAGGATGAAGGGCCCTTGTAaagtggaaacagaaaagcagagctgtcagTACAGAGGACTGAGGAGTTTAAAGAGTCTCCCTGAGACTGGAGAGGTGACAATGTGGTAAAACACTACGTGCCCTGGTATATATGGCTTCTTTGGCCATCAGATGCAGTAAGGCATGTAACTTCCTACTTCTACCTCCAAAAGCCACTTCTGGCTTTTTGGTATGatctttctctgaaaacaggTCAGAGCTTTATCTTCCTTTATTACTTAGGTATGGTAGAAGAGAACAActgtattcttatttttctctttaatcctTAAGAAAGGGGGAAGCCATGgtaaaaacatgtaaaatgcCAACCTTAAAAGACTTAACAGAAGAGATCCCGCTGTCTGGCTGTCTCTGGTAGTCGTATCTGGAGAAGGGCCCTTTCAGCACTGCTCCCGTGTGCTTTAAGTCAACCGTCTCTTCAACGGCAATGTTCCCCCAGTGAGACACCTCGATGACTCGGGTCATGCTGGTGATGGTCAGGAATGGACTGTTGTTCTCGTAGTGCACCTTCAGAGTGTCCTAGCAAGGAGAAAAGGTAATTTATTAGCCCCGAAGTAAGGAGCAACCTCCCCTCCCAATTTTGGGTCTCCATGTTCCCGAGAGAAACTTCCCTGACAAACTCTACAGAGAACTCTGCATGGGAAGCCTTGAGCCACCCCAGCCCAATTCACGTAGGACACCAGAGACCATGGTCACAGGTCACATCCTGCACGTCTGGCAGAGCTGTAACGGTGAGGAGGGGAATAGAGATGCATTTCTTCCCCCACTGCAAATACACCCCTGGGAAAACCATGCACAAACCACCTCGGTTTGTTCTGGGGACACCAGGCAGCAGTCAGTACTGTTGGTACTCGAAGCACCTTGTCAGGGCACACGTTCCCAGCCTGAAAATGGGCTGACCCAGACTTATTTGCAATTCTTACAGCAAAGCCTCTGCTTTCCATCCACCAGCCTCCGAGATTCAGGTGTGATGTTTGCGTGACGCTCACTTAAGAGCCACGACCTGTCTGTGTGGACATTTACCTGGCTGTAGGGAGGGATGTCCTTGAAGGGGCCATACTCAATCATGTCTTCAGTGCGGGAAGGGTTGCCCAGCTTGGTGTAGCTCTCCACATTCCTGGAGGCCAGTTTGACCCGGGTTGTTTGGGTCTTGGTGAAGTACGGCGAGTAGAAATAGTGATTTCCTTCAAAGACCACAAACTGCTTCTCGCTTTGGGTGATGTGGGTGGGGTAGGGCTGCAGGACATGCGTGAAAACCATTTCAACAGACACGCGCACCTTGGCTCCTGGTGCCAACGGAGATGGCAGCTTCACAGAGAAGAATTTTCCACTAGAAGAGAGGACAGGTAAGTCAGGTGAGATCTCCCCGAGAGAGCAATCAGGTCCAAACCCTGCGAGATCCCCTGTGGCTGGGAACTCTTCTGGGATTCTGTGTCGTGTATACGGTGTGCGATAGCAGCCATTGCTGTATTTGCTCCTCAGAGGCCTACCAGATGTCTTATCAGAGCGGGTGTGTTTATTCTAGATTGAGGAagcaggacaagaggcaacacaGGGCGAAATGTGTTCAGGCACAATTACAGCCTTTGCTTCACAAAGACACCTGGGTCCCAGTCCCATTTTGGAAATGGACCGGTGACGTGCTGCCCTCCCTTCTTCTGCATTTATAAAGCATGTTTCAGCAGggtttttccattcttttttcaGACGACAAGAGCAATGATTATCAGAGGAAGCA
It contains:
- the RPN1 gene encoding dolichyl-diphosphooligosaccharide--protein glycosyltransferase subunit 1; protein product: MAGLLWRLLLCLAAAAADLQLDEARRTLDLSTHLAKVSAELSLTNAAGTAASTFLLALEPGLEPRLAYLGVQVKGEEEEENTLEVRETKVKGKSGKFFSVKLPSPLAPGAKVRVSVEMVFTHVLQPYPTHITQSEKQFVVFEGNHYFYSPYFTKTQTTRVKLASRNVESYTKLGNPSRTEDMIEYGPFKDIPPYSQDTLKVHYENNSPFLTITSMTRVIEVSHWGNIAVEETVDLKHTGAVLKGPFSRYDYQRQPDSGISSVKSFKTILPAAAQDVYYRDEIGNISTSHLLVLDDSVEMEIRPRFPLFGGWKTHYIIGYNLPSYEYLYNLGDQYALKMRFVDHVFDEQVTDSLTVKIVLPEGAKNIHVDSPYEINRASDELHYTYLDTFGRPVIVAHKSNLVEQHIQDIVVHYTFNKILMLQEPLLVVGAFYILFFTVIVYVRLDFSITKDPAAEARMKVACITEQVLTLVNKRLGLYRHFDEAVNKYKQSRDISTLNSGKKSLETEHKALTNEIAALQSKLKTEGSDLCDKVSEIQKLDSQVKELVLKSSVEAERLVAGKLKKDTYIENEKMHSNKRQDLVTKIDNILDAL